From one Pseudomonas fluorescens genomic stretch:
- a CDS encoding RodZ domain-containing protein — protein MKAAHPEAAAATRENPGEILRQARESRDWSQAEVARKLNLTVSSLNNLEAGAFDKLPGHTFARGYIRAYAKLLDMDQATLVQAFDRCTGTHAQGSDVHALGRIEEPVRLSHNILRIVSLVLLVVVIGGGFFWWQDQTSLRGKDLANMALEHVEVESADGTTQIHPLDEPEDQAVSAGEQAPSTALNLEQAPAPAEQAAPAPAEQVPASPAGAPVVPAASTAATPVAPVVPAPAPAPVAPVVNSAVVAAAPAAPAVAAPAPAGSGQLHMQFNADCWTSVTDGNGKLLFSAIKRKGDSLDLTGKPPFSVRLGFARGVQVSYNGQPVDVAPFTSGETARLKLGQ, from the coding sequence ATGAAAGCGGCGCATCCCGAAGCAGCAGCAGCGACTCGCGAAAATCCCGGTGAAATCCTGCGTCAGGCCCGCGAGAGCAGGGACTGGTCCCAGGCCGAAGTGGCCCGCAAGCTCAACCTCACCGTGAGTTCCCTGAACAATCTTGAAGCCGGCGCCTTCGACAAGCTGCCGGGGCATACCTTTGCCCGTGGCTACATCCGTGCCTATGCCAAGCTGCTGGACATGGATCAGGCCACCCTGGTGCAGGCCTTCGACCGGTGCACCGGCACCCACGCGCAGGGTAGCGACGTGCACGCTCTGGGCCGCATCGAAGAGCCGGTGCGCCTGTCCCACAACATCCTGCGCATCGTCAGCCTGGTGCTGCTGGTGGTGGTGATCGGTGGCGGCTTCTTCTGGTGGCAGGACCAGACCAGCCTGCGTGGCAAGGACCTGGCCAACATGGCCCTGGAGCACGTCGAAGTCGAAAGCGCTGACGGCACCACCCAGATTCACCCGCTGGACGAGCCTGAAGACCAGGCCGTCAGCGCTGGCGAGCAAGCGCCAAGCACTGCCCTGAACCTTGAGCAGGCCCCGGCGCCCGCCGAGCAAGCGGCACCTGCACCGGCTGAGCAGGTACCGGCCAGCCCGGCTGGCGCACCAGTTGTTCCTGCTGCCAGCACTGCTGCAACGCCAGTGGCCCCGGTCGTTCCGGCTCCAGCGCCAGCCCCGGTGGCGCCAGTGGTCAACAGCGCGGTGGTTGCCGCAGCGCCAGCAGCACCTGCTGTTGCCGCTCCAGCCCCTGCCGGTAGCGGCCAGCTGCACATGCAATTCAACGCCGATTGCTGGACTTCGGTCACCGATGGCAACGGCAAGCTGCTGTTCAGCGCCATCAAGCGCAAGGGCGACAGCCTGGACCTGACCGGCAAGCCGCCGTTTTCGGTACGCCTGGGCTTTGCCCGCGGCGTGCAGGTCAGCTACAACGGCCAGCCTGTCGACGTTGCGCCGTTCACCAGTGGCGAGACCGCTCGCCTGAAGTTGGGACAATAA
- the pilW gene encoding type IV pilus biogenesis/stability protein PilW, which produces MSLRFALSILALALLAGCVSGGSSDALGSREGREQARQAYVQLGLGYLQQGLTEQAKAPLKKALDLDSQDAAANAALALVFQAEDEPELAEAHFRKALASRPNDTRIRNNYGSFLYARGQYAQAQQMFAQAAADTLYPERSRVFENLGLTALRLGQRAEAQEYLVKALRLNQQQPRALLEMAELSYEDRHYVPARDYYDRFSQLSDHSARSLLLGSRLASVFEERNKASELGLQLQRLYPGTPEYQQYLSEQ; this is translated from the coding sequence ATGAGCCTGCGCTTCGCGCTGTCGATCCTGGCGCTCGCCCTGCTTGCAGGTTGCGTGTCCGGCGGGAGTTCGGACGCGCTGGGCAGTCGTGAAGGTCGCGAGCAGGCGCGCCAGGCCTACGTGCAGTTGGGCTTGGGTTATTTGCAACAAGGTTTGACCGAGCAGGCCAAAGCACCGCTGAAAAAAGCCCTCGATCTCGATAGCCAGGATGCCGCAGCCAATGCGGCCCTGGCTTTGGTGTTTCAGGCCGAAGACGAGCCGGAACTGGCCGAGGCGCACTTTCGCAAGGCCCTGGCCAGCCGCCCGAACGACACCCGAATTCGCAACAATTACGGCAGTTTCCTTTATGCTCGTGGGCAATACGCCCAGGCGCAGCAGATGTTTGCCCAAGCGGCGGCCGATACCCTGTATCCTGAACGCTCCCGGGTGTTCGAGAATCTTGGCCTGACCGCGCTCAGGCTGGGACAGCGCGCCGAAGCGCAGGAATACCTGGTAAAAGCTTTGCGACTCAACCAGCAGCAGCCGCGCGCGTTGCTGGAAATGGCTGAGTTGTCTTACGAAGACAGGCATTATGTGCCGGCCCGTGACTACTACGATCGTTTCAGCCAGCTGAGCGACCACAGTGCCCGCAGCCTGCTGCTGGGCAGTCGCCTGGCCAGCGTCTTCGAAGAACGGAACAAGGCCAGCGAACTGGGCCTGCAATTACAACGACTTTATCCCGGTACGCCGGAATATCAGCAATACCTGTCGGAGCAATGA
- the rlmN gene encoding 23S rRNA (adenine(2503)-C(2))-methyltransferase RlmN — translation MTTSTGKTNLLGLTQPEMEKFFDSIGEKRFRAGQVMKWIHHFGVDDFDAMTNVGKALREKLKAVAEIRGPEVVSEDISSDGTRKWVVRVASGSCVETVYIPQGKRGTLCVSSQAGCALDCSFCSTGKQGFNSNLTAAEVIGQVWIANKSFGSVPATIDRAITNVVMMGMGEPLLNFDNVVAAMHLMMDDLGYGISKRRVTLSTSGVVPMIEELAKHIDVSLALSLHAPNDALRNELVPINKKYPLKVLLEACMNYMSQLGEKRVLTIEYTLLKDVNDKLEHAVEMAELLKNVPCKINLIPFNPFPHSGYERPSNNAIRRFQDHLHHAGYNVTVRTTRGEDIDAACGQLVGQVMDRTRRSERYIAVRQLNADGEVQESAARN, via the coding sequence ATGACGACATCGACTGGTAAAACTAACCTGTTGGGACTGACCCAGCCGGAAATGGAAAAATTCTTCGACTCTATCGGGGAGAAGCGTTTCCGTGCCGGTCAGGTAATGAAATGGATTCACCACTTTGGTGTCGATGATTTCGACGCCATGACGAATGTCGGCAAGGCCTTGCGCGAAAAGCTCAAGGCTGTTGCCGAGATTCGCGGTCCGGAAGTGGTCAGCGAGGACATCTCCAGCGACGGTACCCGTAAATGGGTGGTGCGCGTGGCGTCCGGCAGCTGCGTCGAGACCGTGTACATCCCCCAGGGCAAGCGTGGCACTTTGTGTGTCTCGTCCCAGGCCGGTTGCGCCCTGGACTGCAGTTTCTGCTCCACCGGCAAGCAAGGATTCAACAGCAACCTCACCGCCGCCGAAGTGATCGGCCAGGTGTGGATTGCCAACAAGTCGTTCGGCAGCGTTCCGGCCACCATCGACCGCGCCATCACCAACGTGGTGATGATGGGCATGGGTGAGCCGCTGCTCAACTTCGACAACGTGGTCGCCGCCATGCACCTGATGATGGACGACCTCGGCTACGGCATTTCCAAGCGCCGGGTGACCCTGTCCACCTCCGGCGTGGTACCGATGATCGAAGAGCTGGCCAAGCACATCGATGTCTCCCTGGCCCTGTCGCTGCATGCGCCGAACGATGCGCTGCGCAACGAGCTGGTGCCGATCAACAAGAAGTACCCGCTCAAGGTGCTGCTCGAAGCGTGCATGAACTACATGTCGCAGCTGGGCGAAAAGCGCGTACTGACCATTGAGTACACCCTGCTCAAGGACGTCAACGACAAGCTCGAACACGCCGTGGAAATGGCCGAGCTGCTCAAGAACGTGCCGTGCAAGATCAACCTGATCCCGTTCAACCCGTTCCCGCATTCCGGTTACGAGCGGCCGAGCAACAACGCCATCCGCCGCTTCCAGGACCACCTGCACCACGCCGGCTACAACGTCACCGTGCGCACCACCCGTGGTGAAGACATCGACGCTGCTTGCGGCCAGCTGGTTGGCCAGGTGATGGACCGTACCCGCCGCAGCGAGCGCTATATCGCCGTGCGTCAGTTGAACGCCGACGGTGAAGTGCAAGAAAGCGCCGCGCGCAACTGA
- the ndk gene encoding nucleoside-diphosphate kinase encodes MAVQRTFSIIKPDAVAKNVIGEITTRFEKAGLRVVASKLKQLSKAEAEGFYAEHKERGFFGDLVAFMISGPVVVQVLEGENAIALNRELMGATNPKEAAAGTIRADFAESIDANAVHGSDSEAAAAREISYFFAATEVTTR; translated from the coding sequence ATGGCTGTTCAACGTACTTTCTCGATCATCAAGCCTGACGCCGTTGCTAAAAACGTGATCGGCGAGATCACCACCCGTTTCGAAAAAGCCGGCCTGCGCGTCGTTGCCTCGAAGCTCAAGCAACTGTCCAAAGCTGAAGCCGAAGGCTTCTACGCTGAGCACAAAGAGCGCGGTTTCTTCGGCGACCTGGTTGCCTTCATGATCTCCGGCCCTGTTGTTGTTCAGGTTCTGGAAGGCGAAAACGCCATCGCTCTGAACCGTGAGCTGATGGGCGCTACCAACCCTAAAGAAGCTGCTGCCGGCACCATCCGTGCTGACTTCGCCGAGTCCATCGACGCCAACGCCGTTCACGGTTCGGACTCCGAAGCCGCTGCTGCTCGCGAAATCTCGTACTTCTTCGCAGCTACCGAGGTAACCACTCGCTAA
- the iscX gene encoding Fe-S cluster assembly protein IscX, translating to MSLKWVDVLEIAIQLAESKPEVDPRYVNFVDLHQWVLALPEFSDDPARGGEKVLEAIQAAWIEEAD from the coding sequence ATGAGTCTGAAATGGGTTGATGTACTTGAAATTGCAATCCAGCTTGCCGAAAGCAAGCCGGAAGTCGATCCTCGTTACGTGAACTTCGTCGATCTGCACCAGTGGGTGCTGGCATTGCCGGAATTCAGTGACGATCCGGCCCGTGGCGGCGAGAAGGTTCTCGAAGCCATCCAGGCGGCCTGGATCGAAGAAGCCGACTGA
- the fdx gene encoding ISC system 2Fe-2S type ferredoxin has translation MPQVIFLPHEKFCPEGLVVEVEPGTNILELAHEHHIEMESACGGVCACTTCHCIVREGFDSLEDADELEEDMLDKAWGLERQSRLACQVIIGEEDLTIEIPKYTINLAAEAPH, from the coding sequence ATGCCGCAGGTGATTTTTCTGCCCCACGAGAAGTTCTGCCCGGAAGGGCTGGTGGTGGAGGTGGAACCAGGTACCAACATCCTGGAGCTGGCCCACGAGCACCACATCGAGATGGAAAGCGCCTGTGGCGGCGTGTGCGCCTGCACTACCTGCCATTGCATCGTGCGTGAAGGCTTCGACTCGCTTGAAGACGCCGATGAACTCGAAGAAGACATGCTCGACAAGGCCTGGGGCCTGGAGCGTCAGTCGCGCCTGGCTTGCCAGGTGATCATTGGTGAGGAAGACCTGACCATCGAGATTCCGAAGTACACCATCAACCTGGCCGCCGAAGCGCCGCACTGA
- the hscA gene encoding Fe-S protein assembly chaperone HscA: protein MALLQIAEPGQSPQPHQRRLAVGIDLGTTNSLVAALRSGRSEPLPDAQGRVILPSAVRYHADHIDVGQSARDAASSDPLNTVLSVKRLMGRGLADVKQLGEQLPYRFVGGESHMPFIDTVQGPKSPVEVSADILKVLRQRAEETLGGELVGAVITVPAYFDDAQRQATKDAARLAGLNVLRLLNEPTAAAVAYGLDQNAEGLVAIYDLGGGTFDISILRLTGGVFEVLATGGDSALGGDDFDHAIASWIVEQAGLSSDLDPGAQRQLLQTACAAKEALTNADSVTVAYGSWQAELTRSAFDALIEPMVARSLKACRRAVRDSGVELEEVAAVVMVGGSTRVPRVREAVGALFGRTPLTEIDPDQVVAIGAAIQADTLAGNRRDGGELLLLDVIPLSLGLETMGGLMEKVIPRNTTIPVARAQEFTTYKDGQSAMMIHVLQGERELISDCRSLARFELRGIPAMVAGAAKIRVTFQVDADGLLSVSARELGSGVESSIQVKPSYGLTDGEIARMLKDSFEHAGFDKVARQLREHQVDAERLLEAVQGALDADGERLLDAEERLAIEQQMQDLRDLINGTDGAAIEQQTKRLSQVTDAFAARRLDSTVKAALAGRNLNEIEE, encoded by the coding sequence ATGGCCCTACTGCAGATCGCCGAACCCGGTCAGAGCCCTCAGCCGCACCAGCGTCGCCTGGCGGTGGGTATTGACCTTGGTACCACCAATTCCCTGGTTGCTGCCCTGCGCAGCGGCCGCAGCGAGCCCCTGCCCGATGCTCAAGGCCGGGTGATCCTGCCGTCCGCAGTGCGCTATCACGCCGACCATATCGATGTCGGCCAGAGCGCCCGCGACGCCGCTTCCAGCGACCCGCTCAACACCGTGCTGTCGGTCAAGCGCCTGATGGGCCGTGGCCTGGCAGACGTCAAGCAACTGGGCGAGCAACTGCCGTACCGCTTTGTCGGCGGCGAGTCGCACATGCCGTTCATCGACACCGTCCAGGGCCCGAAAAGCCCGGTGGAAGTCTCGGCCGATATCCTCAAGGTGCTGCGCCAGCGCGCCGAAGAAACCCTGGGTGGCGAGCTGGTTGGCGCGGTGATCACCGTTCCGGCCTATTTTGACGACGCCCAGCGCCAGGCCACCAAAGATGCCGCGCGTCTGGCCGGCCTGAACGTATTGCGCCTGCTCAACGAGCCGACCGCGGCTGCGGTGGCCTACGGCCTGGACCAGAATGCCGAAGGCCTGGTGGCCATCTATGACCTGGGTGGCGGTACCTTCGATATCTCGATCCTGCGCCTGACCGGCGGTGTCTTTGAAGTGCTGGCCACCGGTGGCGACAGCGCCCTGGGCGGCGACGACTTCGACCACGCCATCGCCAGCTGGATTGTCGAGCAGGCCGGCCTGTCCTCGGACCTTGATCCGGGTGCCCAGCGCCAGCTGCTGCAAACCGCCTGTGCGGCCAAAGAGGCCCTGACCAATGCTGATTCGGTGACGGTCGCCTATGGCAGTTGGCAGGCCGAGCTGACCCGCAGCGCCTTCGATGCCCTGATCGAGCCAATGGTCGCCCGCAGCCTCAAGGCCTGCCGCCGCGCCGTGCGTGACAGCGGCGTCGAGCTCGAAGAGGTTGCCGCGGTGGTCATGGTCGGTGGTTCGACCCGCGTGCCGCGCGTGCGCGAAGCCGTAGGCGCGCTGTTTGGCCGTACTCCGCTGACCGAAATCGACCCGGACCAGGTGGTCGCCATCGGCGCCGCCATCCAGGCCGATACCCTGGCCGGTAACCGCCGTGATGGTGGCGAATTGCTTCTGCTCGACGTGATTCCGCTGTCCCTGGGGCTGGAAACCATGGGCGGGCTGATGGAAAAGGTGATTCCGCGCAACACCACCATCCCGGTTGCCCGCGCCCAGGAATTCACCACCTACAAAGATGGCCAGTCGGCCATGATGATTCACGTGCTGCAGGGCGAGCGCGAATTGATCAGCGACTGCCGTTCCCTGGCGCGTTTTGAACTGCGTGGCATTCCGGCGATGGTTGCCGGTGCGGCGAAGATCCGCGTGACCTTCCAGGTCGATGCCGACGGCCTGCTCAGCGTCTCGGCGCGCGAGCTGGGCTCGGGCGTCGAGTCGAGCATTCAGGTCAAGCCGTCCTACGGCCTGACCGACGGCGAAATCGCCCGCATGCTCAAGGACTCCTTCGAGCATGCCGGGTTTGACAAGGTGGCGCGCCAGTTGCGCGAGCACCAGGTCGATGCCGAGCGCCTGCTCGAAGCGGTGCAGGGCGCCCTGGATGCCGATGGCGAGCGCCTGCTGGACGCCGAAGAGCGCCTGGCGATCGAGCAACAGATGCAAGACTTGCGTGATTTGATCAACGGCACCGATGGCGCGGCCATCGAGCAACAGACCAAGCGTCTGTCGCAGGTGACCGATGCCTTTGCCGCCCGTCGCCTTGATTCGACGGTAAAAGCCGCTTTGGCCGGGCGCAACCTGAATGAGATCGAGGAATAA
- the hscB gene encoding co-chaperone HscB: protein MGTPCHFALFDLQPGFRLDLDKLAVRYRELAREVHPDRFADASEREQRIALERSAALNEAYQTLKSAPRRARYLLAIGGHEVPQEVTVHDPEFLLQQMQLREELEDLQDSADLDGVAVFKRRLKTAQEALNEDFAACWDDPAQREQAERLMRRMQFLDKLAYEVRQLEERLDD, encoded by the coding sequence GTGGGTACTCCTTGTCATTTCGCCCTGTTTGACCTGCAACCTGGCTTCCGTCTGGATCTCGACAAGCTGGCCGTTCGCTATCGCGAGCTGGCCCGCGAGGTCCATCCGGATCGCTTCGCCGATGCCTCCGAACGTGAACAGCGCATTGCGCTGGAGCGTTCGGCTGCGCTGAACGAGGCCTACCAGACTCTCAAGAGCGCGCCCCGGCGTGCCCGCTACCTGTTGGCGATCGGCGGCCATGAAGTGCCGCAGGAAGTCACCGTCCATGATCCCGAGTTCCTGCTGCAGCAGATGCAACTGCGCGAAGAACTCGAAGACCTCCAGGACAGTGCCGACCTCGATGGCGTGGCCGTGTTCAAGCGTCGCTTGAAAACTGCCCAGGAAGCACTCAACGAGGACTTCGCCGCCTGCTGGGATGATCCTGCGCAGCGTGAACAGGCCGAGCGCCTGATGCGCCGCATGCAGTTTCTCGACAAGCTCGCCTACGAAGTGCGCCAGCTGGAAGAGCGCCTCGACGATTAA
- the iscA gene encoding iron-sulfur cluster assembly protein IscA, giving the protein MAISMTEAAAKHVRRSLDGRGKGEGIRLGVRTTGCSGLAYVLEFVDQPDSEDLVFESHGEKVIIDPKSLTYLDGTELDFVKEGLNEGFKFNNPNVRGECGCGESFNV; this is encoded by the coding sequence ATGGCTATCAGCATGACAGAAGCCGCCGCCAAACATGTGCGGCGCTCCCTCGACGGACGCGGCAAGGGTGAAGGTATTCGCCTGGGCGTGCGCACCACTGGCTGCTCGGGCCTGGCCTATGTGCTGGAGTTCGTCGATCAGCCGGACAGCGAAGACCTGGTCTTCGAAAGCCATGGCGAGAAGGTGATCATCGATCCGAAAAGCCTGACGTACCTCGACGGTACCGAGCTCGATTTCGTCAAGGAAGGGTTGAACGAAGGCTTCAAGTTCAACAACCCCAACGTGCGCGGTGAGTGTGGCTGCGGCGAAAGCTTCAACGTCTGA
- the iscU gene encoding Fe-S cluster assembly scaffold IscU has protein sequence MAYSEKVIDHYENPRNVGKMNAEDPDVGTGMVGAPACGDVMRLQIKVNEQGVIEDAKFKTYGCGSAIASSSLATEWMKGKTLDEAETIKNTQLAEELALPPVKIHCSVLAEDAIKAAVRDYKQKKGLL, from the coding sequence ATGGCATACAGTGAAAAGGTCATCGACCACTACGAAAACCCGCGTAACGTCGGCAAGATGAACGCCGAGGACCCGGATGTCGGCACCGGCATGGTCGGCGCCCCTGCGTGCGGCGACGTCATGCGCCTGCAGATCAAGGTCAACGAGCAGGGCGTCATCGAAGACGCCAAGTTCAAGACCTATGGCTGCGGTTCGGCCATCGCTTCCAGCTCCCTCGCTACCGAGTGGATGAAGGGCAAGACCCTGGACGAAGCCGAAACCATCAAGAACACCCAACTGGCCGAAGAACTGGCGTTGCCGCCGGTTAAAATCCACTGCTCGGTACTCGCCGAGGACGCCATCAAGGCGGCCGTGCGCGATTACAAGCAGAAGAAAGGTTTGCTCTAA
- a CDS encoding IscS subfamily cysteine desulfurase, translated as MKLPIYLDYSATTPVDPRVAQKMSDCLLVDGNFGNPASRSHVFGWKAEEAVENARRQVADLVNADPREIVWTSGATESDNLAIKGIAHFYSTKGKHLITSKIEHKAVLDSTRQLEREGFEVTYIEPGADGLITPAMVEAALREDTILVSIMHVNNEIGTINDIAAIGELTRARGVMFHVDAAQSTGKVEIDLQKLKVDLMSFSAHKTYGPKGIGALYVSRKPRVRLEATMHGGGHERGMRSGTLATHQIVGMGEAFAIAKELMASENVRIKALSDRFYKQVEGLEELYINGSMSARIPHNLNLSFNYVEGESLIMALKDLAVSSGSACTSASLEPSYVLRALGRNDELAHSSIRFTFGRFTTEEEIDYAAQKVCEAVTKLRELSPLWDMYKDGVDISKIEWAAH; from the coding sequence ATGAAGTTGCCGATCTACCTCGATTACTCCGCGACCACACCGGTCGATCCACGCGTTGCCCAGAAGATGAGCGACTGCCTGCTGGTCGACGGGAACTTCGGTAACCCGGCGTCGCGCTCCCACGTCTTTGGCTGGAAAGCCGAAGAAGCGGTCGAGAACGCCCGTCGCCAGGTCGCCGACCTGGTCAATGCCGACCCGCGGGAAATTGTCTGGACCAGCGGTGCCACCGAGTCCGACAACCTGGCAATCAAGGGCATTGCGCACTTCTACAGCACCAAGGGCAAGCACCTGATCACCTCCAAGATCGAGCACAAGGCTGTTCTGGACAGCACTCGTCAGCTGGAGCGTGAAGGCTTCGAAGTCACTTACATCGAGCCGGGCGCCGATGGCCTGATCACCCCGGCCATGGTCGAAGCTGCCCTGCGTGAAGACACCATCCTGGTGTCGATCATGCACGTGAACAACGAAATCGGCACCATCAACGACATCGCCGCCATCGGCGAGCTGACCCGCGCCCGCGGCGTCATGTTCCACGTCGATGCCGCGCAGTCCACCGGCAAGGTCGAAATCGACCTGCAAAAGCTGAAGGTCGACCTGATGTCGTTCTCGGCGCACAAAACCTACGGCCCTAAAGGCATCGGCGCGCTGTACGTCAGCCGCAAGCCTCGCGTGCGCCTGGAAGCCACCATGCACGGCGGCGGTCACGAGCGCGGCATGCGTTCGGGCACCCTGGCCACCCACCAGATCGTCGGCATGGGCGAAGCCTTCGCCATCGCCAAAGAGCTGATGGCCAGCGAGAACGTACGCATCAAGGCCCTGAGCGACCGCTTCTACAAGCAGGTTGAAGGCCTCGAAGAGCTGTACATCAACGGCAGCATGAGCGCGCGCATTCCGCACAACCTGAACCTGAGCTTCAACTACGTCGAAGGCGAGTCGCTGATCATGGCGCTCAAGGACCTGGCCGTTTCGTCCGGTTCGGCCTGTACTTCGGCATCGCTCGAGCCGTCCTACGTGCTGCGCGCCCTGGGCCGCAACGACGAACTGGCACACAGCTCGATCCGCTTTACCTTCGGTCGTTTCACCACCGAAGAAGAAATCGACTACGCCGCGCAGAAGGTTTGCGAGGCCGTGACCAAGCTGCGCGAATTGTCGCCGCTGTGGGATATGTACAAAGACGGCGTCGACATCTCCAAGATCGAGTGGGCTGCGCACTAA
- the iscR gene encoding Fe-S cluster assembly transcriptional regulator IscR yields the protein MRLTTKGRYAVTAMLDLALHAQNGPVSLADISERQGISLSYLEQLFAKLRRSSLVSSVRGPGGGYQLSRSMESIQVAQVIDAVNESVDATRCQGLGDCHAGDTCLTHHLWCDLSQQIHEFLSGISLADLVTRREVQEVAQRQDLRRIAGRAPQLDKIETSAVE from the coding sequence ATGCGACTGACTACAAAAGGCCGATACGCCGTGACCGCCATGCTCGACCTGGCGTTGCACGCGCAGAATGGGCCGGTGTCTCTGGCCGACATTTCCGAGCGCCAAGGCATTTCCCTCTCTTATCTGGAGCAGCTGTTTGCAAAGCTGCGCCGCAGCAGCCTGGTTTCCAGTGTGCGCGGCCCTGGCGGCGGCTATCAGCTGTCGCGAAGCATGGAGAGCATTCAGGTCGCCCAGGTCATCGACGCGGTCAACGAATCGGTCGATGCCACGCGCTGCCAAGGGCTGGGTGATTGCCACGCCGGCGACACCTGCCTGACCCACCACCTGTGGTGCGACCTCAGCCAGCAGATTCACGAATTCCTCAGCGGCATCAGCCTGGCTGACCTTGTCACTCGCCGTGAGGTACAAGAAGTCGCCCAGCGCCAGGACCTGCGTCGTATCGCAGGCCGGGCACCGCAGCTGGACAAGATTGAGACGTCTGCCGTCGAATGA
- the cysE gene encoding serine O-acetyltransferase encodes MFERLREDIQSVFHRDPAARNAFEVLTCYPGMHAIWLHRAAHALWRRDWKWLARLVSNFGRWLTGIEIHPGAKVGRRFFIDHGMGIVIGETAEIGDDVTLYQGVTLGGTTWNKGKRHPTLEDGVVVGAGAKVLGPFTVGAGAKIGSNAVVTKAVPAGATAVGIPGRIIVKTDAEVEARRKAMAEKIGFDAYGVSEDMPDPVARAIGQLLDHLQAVDGRLEDMCGALKNLGSDYCAKELPALREEDFAQIKDEARSDASAH; translated from the coding sequence ATGTTCGAGCGTCTGCGTGAAGATATCCAGAGCGTTTTCCACCGTGACCCGGCGGCGCGCAATGCCTTTGAGGTGCTGACCTGCTACCCGGGCATGCACGCGATCTGGCTGCATCGCGCGGCGCACGCCCTGTGGCGGCGAGACTGGAAGTGGCTGGCCCGGCTGGTGTCGAACTTCGGCCGCTGGCTGACCGGGATCGAGATTCACCCCGGCGCCAAGGTGGGCCGGCGCTTTTTTATTGACCACGGCATGGGCATCGTCATTGGCGAGACCGCCGAGATCGGCGACGACGTCACCCTTTACCAGGGTGTGACCCTGGGCGGCACCACCTGGAACAAGGGCAAGCGTCACCCGACCCTGGAGGACGGCGTTGTCGTCGGTGCCGGCGCCAAGGTGCTGGGGCCGTTCACTGTCGGTGCCGGGGCCAAGATCGGCTCCAACGCCGTGGTCACCAAGGCGGTGCCGGCCGGCGCGACTGCCGTGGGTATCCCGGGGCGGATCATCGTCAAGACCGATGCGGAGGTCGAAGCCCGGCGCAAGGCCATGGCCGAGAAGATCGGCTTCGATGCCTATGGGGTCAGCGAAGACATGCCTGACCCGGTGGCCCGCGCCATTGGTCAGTTGCTCGACCACCTGCAAGCTGTCGATGGGCGTCTGGAAGACATGTGCGGCGCGCTGAAGAATCTTGGCAGCGACTACTGCGCCAAGGAGCTGCCGGCGCTGCGTGAAGAGGACTTCGCCCAGATCAAGGACGAGGCCCGCAGCGACGCGTCGGCGCATTGA
- the trmJ gene encoding tRNA (cytosine(32)/uridine(32)-2'-O)-methyltransferase TrmJ: MLQNIRVVLVNTSHPGNIGGAARAMKNMGLSRLVLVDPQSFPSAEADARASGADDVLAGAQVVATLEEALVGCNLVFGTSARERRIPWPLVDPRECASKVIEHAAQSEEIALVFGREHAGLTNEELQRCHFHVHIPSNPDFSSLNLGAAVQVLAYEVRMAWLALEGQPSPLEKIDVAAERSSELATMDEMELFYEHLEKTLVDIGFLDPQKPRHLMPRLRRLYGRSSVDRSEMSILRGILTETQKAARGEPHKRKDQ; encoded by the coding sequence TTGCTGCAAAATATTCGTGTTGTTCTGGTCAATACCAGCCACCCCGGCAATATCGGCGGCGCTGCGCGTGCCATGAAAAACATGGGCTTGTCGCGCTTGGTACTGGTCGACCCGCAGAGTTTCCCGTCCGCCGAGGCCGATGCCCGTGCGTCGGGTGCCGATGACGTGCTGGCCGGGGCGCAAGTGGTCGCCACCCTCGAAGAGGCGCTGGTCGGCTGCAACCTGGTGTTTGGCACCAGCGCCCGCGAGCGACGCATCCCTTGGCCGCTGGTCGATCCGCGCGAGTGCGCCAGCAAGGTCATAGAGCATGCTGCCCAGAGTGAAGAGATCGCCCTGGTGTTTGGGCGTGAGCACGCGGGCCTGACCAACGAAGAGCTGCAGCGCTGTCACTTTCATGTGCACATCCCCTCGAACCCGGATTTCAGCTCGCTGAACCTTGGGGCAGCGGTGCAGGTGCTGGCCTACGAAGTGCGCATGGCCTGGCTGGCGCTGGAAGGGCAGCCGTCGCCGCTGGAAAAAATCGATGTGGCGGCCGAGCGCAGCAGCGAGCTGGCGACCATGGATGAAATGGAGCTGTTCTACGAGCACCTGGAAAAGACCCTGGTCGATATCGGTTTTCTCGACCCGCAAAAGCCTCGGCACCTGATGCCGCGCCTGCGCCGGCTGTACGGGCGCAGCTCGGTCGATCGTTCGGAAATGAGTATTTTGCGCGGCATTCTTACCGAAACCCAGAAAGCGGCCCGTGGCGAACCGCATAAGCGCAAGGATCAATAG